TGTGATGGACTAGaggacctgtccagggtgtccaCTGCCTCATACTGACTTGTACACCTCGAACCCTTCAGCTGATCCTGATTTGGCAGTATAAAAATGAGATGGATCACACTGATGATGTGGAACATAATAACAAAGACTGCATTTTTGATAGTTTATTATTGCAGCAAAGAaatcatttctgttttaaagTCAGAGTTCAACAGCACAACAACCATGTATGCCTCTTTAAGCAAATtgtaaacatgtaaaaatgacacacacacacacacacatacgcagacCAACACAAACATACACTGTGTCCCAGTTCCCTGGGCgccagtcagtcagccagttgAGGTATAAAAAGTGCGCTGGCTAAAGTTCCCCTTTACAGAAACACATTAGGAGCGACGGACCAATGCAATCTTCTGCTATCCTAATGAACAGTGAGGATTTATTCACTGTGTTGacttctttctctgttttctctcacagtgAAGACTTCAAGTAGagttctgaaataaaaatacatacaaAATTCTTTGTTTGCGGcagttttattgcttttatatTGGGGCTTTAATTCTGCAGATCTGAACAGAAAGTCATGCAATTACGAAACAAAAAGGAGAACAAAATCATGTAACTCACTGTAATGTAACAGAACAGACGTGAATTCTGAGTAGCATCTTACATAACATTTTCAACAGAAGTAAAACACGTTTTAAAGCTGttgtattgtatttttgttCAAGCATTCTGATTATTGCATTGCCTTGCATTCATAaccatatttttttaaaaacagagaagTGATTAAATAGCTGCAAAAGGCTGACAGAAGTACAAGAAATGATATATTGCTTATGATACTCTAGTTAAATTCAATCAAATGACGCAAAAAAAAGAATGTGTTCCAAAATTAATGCTTAGATATACACTTATtaactgtgagaaaaaaatcGCCATCATTGACAGTTGTTATCACTTCATTTTTACATAAAGACCACATAGTAGTGGATTAGGAGCTAGTATTCCCACCTACTAGTGAAAATCTCCAAATTTGAGTTTGATCTtttgagtggagtttgcatgttctctcaggTGCTCCAATgtccagtccagaaacatgcatttgcaGCTAATTACTGACTCTGACATGCCTAAAGCTGTGAATGCGTGTGTGATTAtctctctgtgagtgtgtgttgggtcCATGTGATGAACTGAGGATCTGTACATAGTGTAAGTTGAATTAAACTGCAGCCAGCAGCATCAGCCCCTGATGGCCCTACACTGGATAAAGTGATATAAAGAAAGAATATAGATATAAGAATATAAGTTGAGCAGACCCTTGATTAATAAATAATGGTGCCACCTTCTGGTCAAACACCTACATTGCATCCTGCCTGCAGGCACAttactatgaaaaaaaaaatcacacaagcaAAAGTATTTCTCCatgttattgttgctgtttttcagttttttttcatgttttgttctcttttgACTTTACCTGACTGTACATTTGATCTATATGTTTGTAAAAAGTtcaggataaaaaaaatcagaaggaAGGAACAAAGTTTGGTATGCCCACTTGATGCTTTCGAAACAATTTTGcaacctgcagattttttaAGGAACTAAGCAGGAACTCCATGAAAAACCAAAGATGTTCTGTTGATGTATGCTGGTTCAAATTATTTTGTGTCCTTATGTAGAATGGGTGTTGTCCTGAATAGAAGTTGGTCAGTCCAATTACGGGCCTTTGTTCTGGAGGAACTTTAAGGTGTTTCAGCTACATGTGTGATTACTAGTTCACTGCCGTTAGCAGCCCCAAAAATCGAAAAGGCAGGAAAGAGCTTTtgccttgaatttaaaaaaccacCGGCCATCGAACTGAGAAAAGACCTCAGTATGGAAGCGTCAGTGAAATTGCATCCGGTGAAGGAGTAGATCAAAGTCTTGGCATCCATGTCATAGAAGGacacctctttgttttcatAATCCACAAACACTCCAACTCTCTCCGGTTTCTGTCTCAGGAACAGGGTTTCTGAGCGAGATGTGTCAAAAACTGAATAGCACTCCCAACTGGTGGTGTACAATGCAAGTATCCAGCATCCTTTGTTTGACACGGTCGGATTGACCACACCCACCCAAAAGTTGCCAACGCCATGGACTTGAACCTCATAGTAGAACTTGCCTGAGGAATAACCCTCAGTCGCCAGGACAAAAGGGGGTTGTTCAGAATTATAAGTGAGATCAGCAGGGTAAACCCACGTGTCCTGATGAAATCCCAGCCGCTTCCCATCCTCAGACAGCGCAAGTCCAGTGGAGACCGTGAACACATTCAATTTCACGTTCACTGTATGGCACTGCTGAATCATCGCCAGCTTATCCTCAGGTTTCGACAAATCCTGAATGAAAGCAACAGCCATCATCGGTTCTTCAGTTGCATCTTCTGTTTTAGGTACCTCACAGCTATCAGACAGCCTGACCTCATGGAGGAGCAACTCCATCTCATTAGTGATTGCCTTTCCCATCCGTTCCACGGCTTTTTTCACAATCCCCGCATAGATCTGAGGACTGCTATCAGGAAGTTGCTGTGGTGCAGGGCTGAAaaggtcctcagtgtgtgtgggtaGGTGAAGGGATGGCCAgttctgcagcaggtggagattGTCCTCTGTTTGTAAAAGCTGCTCCATTTTAGATCTTCTCCTCCTCAACTCGGCAAGTTCCTGCTCCAGCTGTGCGACTCGCCTTTCGGCTTCCGtctctgcttctttctgcttctcctgGATCACCCCAATCAGCTCTGACTGCCTACATTTCAAAGAGGCCACCAGAAGCGCGAAAAATGCATTGATGCTCGATATATCACTGTCTGACTTAACCCTCCTCTGCTGGATTGAGTCTTTGACTTCTTTAACAGTACTGGATTTAGCTTCTTCCATTATTTTCATCCCTGACGTTGCACTCTGGAGCTGTGCTGCCTTTTCCCTGTGGGCTTGCTCGAGTGGAACAGCTTTATGACCCACATGGTCGTCTTtcaaacacatgaaacaaaTGCACACCTGGTCTGGTTGACAGAAGAGCTCCAGCATCTTGTCGTGCTTCGTACACACCCTGTCCTCCAGGTTTGGCACGGGCTCGGTCAGCTTGTGCTTCTTGAAACTTGCCACCCGCAGGTGAGGCTCGAGGTGACCCTCGCAGTACGAAGCCAAACACACCAGACACGTCTTCTGGGCTTTGAGCTTTGGTCCGACGCAGATGTCACAAGGCACTTCTCCTGGTCTGACAAGTATCTCACCTTCCGCCTTCACCCTCATGCTCTTGAGATGCTTCACCATATCCCTGAAGCCTGTGTTGACCTGGAGCTGTGGTCGACTGCCGAAGCTTTGCTTACAGATGGGACACTGTATTTGGCCGCTGCTGTCCCAGTACCCTGTGATACATGTCTTGCAGTAGTTGTGACCACAGGGAGTAGAGACTGGATCAGAGAACATATCCAGACAGATTGAACACAGGAACTGCTCTTCAGGGAGGCTGCCATCTGAGGCCATCGCtagagaaaaagaaaggcatGAAGTTGATTATTAAAGTGATTATCTTAAACTTTGAGgaccattttttttaagtcatcgATGTGATTTTCCAAATTGCATCATCCCACCTGGCCTGTTGCAgtcaaaaacatacaaacttAAATGTGACCATGTGGATCAGTGGTTGCTATGGACAAAATGTAGGCAACATTTGACAGAATACTAAATGTTATGCTTCTTTTGTGCGATTAGAACTATACCACAATGAACTTTAAGCATTAAGGAAAACAATTAtagcacacatttcatttttttaacatgataTAACATCCTAAAACGTCAAATCAATGCTACAATAAAAAATTCAcctaaaacatgaataaatcaatCTTGTGTTTGAGTTATATTTACTATTTATATATCTATAGTTGTAATGGCAATGTTAATCTGTACGTCATCTGGGTTTTTGTGGGTTGTTTTCACCTTCAGGAAGTGAATACATCAAGGTATATGAGAATTGAGGGACTATTTGGGGGGGGTTAAGCTGTCGTTATATGCCTATACTTGGATATTTCATTTGAGTTTGTTAAAAGGATCAGGTTCACTCAGAAAgaattatttatttgaaaatgaagaataaTTGGCCATATTGACGTGCGTTTGGCACTGCAGGTCATATAAAGTCTTTTGGTGGAAGAAAGTAGTTCAGCAAGGAGCTCAACATAGGTTACTAGCAATTAAGTTGAACGTTACTGTAACATGCCGGctttgaataaataataatttccCAACCAAAGCTTGAAGAAATCATCTGAACTCACCAGTAAACGTGCGAATTAGCAGctaaaaacaacacaggaaaaGCAACCTTGACAAACTGGCACAACGTGGCTTCAGTGttattgcattttaaaataaattattaacgATTCAAAACAGTAGCAGACAACGGTTCCAGGAAAATCCGCACTGTAAAAAGGAGGACGATTAACTAAATTTTACCTACCAAGACGCCTGTAAGTAAGGTTTTGCTTTGGGCGTGAGCTCTGCGTTGGCTTTCGTTTTCCTGAAATGATCGAGTCATGTCCTCCTCCCCTTCTGGAAAATCTGAGTGAGTAAACCCATATCTGCCCTCACTGGGGCAGTGTTTCACTCCTTTCTCTTTCCTGAAAGTTTTCGTCCAAATATGTTaaacagaacccccccccccccccccccccccccccatctttATTACTTTTGAACAATGCAGTCATTGGCAgcactgttctttttttttttaaaccaaaggATTCcttttcacaaaatataattAACCGTTTTTGTTTCTAAGTTATTCGAATTTGAGTTTCACCATTACATGATACTATGAATATCATCGCTGTGTGATGTATCCATCACACTTCAGCAGGGTTTCAATTTGTTCCATGTTGTACATATTTTTGACAATGTCCCTGCATTATTCTAGGGTGTGAATTTCACGCTAAAGTCATAATAATCTTTCATATTGTCAATTACAGTCGTGGATAGTATGTAATTATTTTGTCAGTGTTAAGTTTAATATagtaaatacagttaaaaagttgctattaatgtaataaaatgtggaTAATGTAATTGACGATAAAGCTCAATTTGAGCAGAtatgcaaattaggtgatgacgtATGTGGAACTGTCCTGGCTGAAgaattggcaacaatgtatctgTTTTGATGACGTCATCGTCTCATTTGAcccagatatgcaaatgagtgACTAAACAAATTGGATGATGACAAATTTAGAGGTTTTCTGACTGAAGAATTGACAACAATATGTATCACTTTCAAAGAATTGTGGGAGAAAATGCTACTTCAATAGTCTTATAGCCAGTAAATAATGTAATGACATAAATACAGTGTCAAAATATATTGATGGGAGATTCATTGTAAAATTCAACATGTGCCCTTTCAGTTGGTTGTGTAGCCCAAAATCTGTAGAAATATGAGATATTTCCAATATGTCTTGATAACACAATTGACATCCTGATCAATTATTATCAATATTTATGCTCATGTTTAATTTgcagtaggttttttttttttttgtgatttagGAAGAATgcagcagatggatgaagctAACCAGGCAGTGATGGTGACTGCTGTCACTGGATGGCGCCATTGTATTTTGTGTGACAAATGACATTCTCACTGTCCAAAGGTTTAGTGGTTAGCAAACTTCCCTCACAGCGAGATAATCCACAGTTCGAGTCCAGGAGGTTTTCTGTGCAGActttcccagtgtgtgtgtgtgtgtgtgtgtgtgtgtgtgtgtgtgtgtgtgtgtgtgtgtgtgtgtgtgtgtgtgtggcgggggcggggggggggggcactcaACTGTGGTTGATTTTCCACAACAAA
The sequence above is drawn from the Salarias fasciatus chromosome 17, fSalaFa1.1, whole genome shotgun sequence genome and encodes:
- the LOC115404358 gene encoding tripartite motif-containing protein 16-like; its protein translation is MASDGSLPEEQFLCSICLDMFSDPVSTPCGHNYCKTCITGYWDSSGQIQCPICKQSFGSRPQLQVNTGFRDMVKHLKSMRVKAEGEILVRPGEVPCDICVGPKLKAQKTCLVCLASYCEGHLEPHLRVASFKKHKLTEPVPNLEDRVCTKHDKMLELFCQPDQVCICFMCLKDDHVGHKAVPLEQAHREKAAQLQSATSGMKIMEEAKSSTVKEVKDSIQQRRVKSDSDISSINAFFALLVASLKCRQSELIGVIQEKQKEAETEAERRVAQLEQELAELRRRRSKMEQLLQTEDNLHLLQNWPSLHLPTHTEDLFSPAPQQLPDSSPQIYAGIVKKAVERMGKAITNEMELLLHEVRLSDSCEVPKTEDATEEPMMAVAFIQDLSKPEDKLAMIQQCHTVNVKLNVFTVSTGLALSEDGKRLGFHQDTWVYPADLTYNSEQPPFVLATEGYSSGKFYYEVQVHGVGNFWVGVVNPTVSNKGCWILALYTTSWECYSVFDTSRSETLFLRQKPERVGVFVDYENKEVSFYDMDAKTLIYSFTGCNFTDASILRSFLSSMAGGFLNSRQKLFPAFSIFGAANGSELVITHVAETP